In Vanrija pseudolonga chromosome 4, complete sequence, a single window of DNA contains:
- the ubx3_1 gene encoding UBX domain-containing protein 3, whose amino-acid sequence MPGLNPTQEDVDNFVAITAATPADATRFLSNGVSLEGAIEDYYAAQEAGDYGEHADEEDELDAALAESAADAAPGGARTLSGAPAEALPEGWGRRGPARVGRIGQWGGGEDDDEDEDEAARRRGNELYTGGERSGLAVQNPDQRGGRGLVDDILNQARQAGPPAEEPQQQAAAANPWGGVGHTLGSDETPSVQVGAGAASRAPRQRVPGAFADEDDDEDEEDDDEAGAEVARRRVTFWRDGFSIEDGELYRYDEPGNRELLEAIHAGRAPLSLFNVRFGQRIELLVDQRTNEDYTPPPKGPLKAFSGGGNRLGSPAPAAASSSSAPASAPAPAAAAPAREFKVDDAKPTTSIQIRLGDGTRLVARVNLDHTVADLRAFVAASRPDPRAFVLQTTFPSRELPDGETVEQAKLQNAVVVQRFV is encoded by the exons ATGCCCGGCCTCAACCCAACGCAGGAGG ACGTCGACAACTTTGTGGCCATTACAGCGGCGACCCCAGCCGACGCAACACGCTTCCTCTCCAACGGCGTGTCGCTCGAG GGCGCAATCGAAGACTACTACGCTGCGCAGGAGGCAGGCGACtacggcgagcacgccgacgaggaggacgagctcgacgcggcgctggccgagtcggctgccgacgccgcgccaggcggcgcCCGTACgttgagcggcgcgccggccgaggcgctccccgagggctgggggcggcgcgggcccgCGCGTGTCGGCCGTATCGGGcagtggggcggcggcgaggacgacgacgaggacgaggacgaggcggcgcgccggcgcggaaACGAGCTGTACACTGGTGGCGAGCGCTCCGGCCTCGCGGTGCAGAACCCCgaccagcgcggcgggcgtgggctcgtcgacgacatcctCAACCAGGCGAGGCA GGCTGGACCGCCTGCCGAggagccgcagcagcaggcggcggcggcgaacccgtggggcggggtcgggcaCACGCTCGGCTCGGACGAGACGCCAAGCGTGCAGGTTGGCGCTggtgcggcgtcgcgcgccccgcgccagcgcgtGCCTGGGGCCTTTGCGGAcgaagatgacgacgaggacgaggaagacgacgacgaggccggcgccgaggtcgcgcgccgccgcgtcacCTTCTGGCGCGACGGCTTCAGcatcgaggacggcgagctgtACCGGTACGACGAGCCGGGCAaccgcgagctgctcgaggcgaTCCATGCCGGCCGTGCGCCGCTGAGCCTGTTCAACGTGCGGTTCGGACAGCGcatcgagctgctcgtcgaccagcgCACAAACGAGGACtacaccccgccgccgaaggGCCCGCTCAAGGCCTTCTCTGGCGGCGGGAACCGGCTCggctcgcccgcgcccgcagcagcgtcgagcagcagcgcgcctGCGTCCGCTCCTGCCCCGGCCGCTGCGGCACCAGCCCGCGAGTTCAAGGTCGACGATGCCAAGCCCACCACCTCCATCCAGATCCGCCTgggcgacggcacgcgcctcgtcgcgcgcgtcaacctcgaccacacggtcgccgacctgcgcgcgtTTGTCGCCGCGTCCCGGCCTGACCCGCGCGCGTTCGTGCTCCAGACCACGTTCCCGTcgcgcgagctgcccgacggcgagacggTCGAGCAGGCAAAGCTCCAAAATGCTGTCGTTGTGCAGCGCTTTGTTTAG